In the genome of Chiroxiphia lanceolata isolate bChiLan1 chromosome 17, bChiLan1.pri, whole genome shotgun sequence, one region contains:
- the CSNK2A1 gene encoding LOW QUALITY PROTEIN: casein kinase II subunit alpha (The sequence of the model RefSeq protein was modified relative to this genomic sequence to represent the inferred CDS: inserted 2 bases in 2 codons): protein MSGPVPSRARVYTDVNTHRPREYWXYESHVVEWGNQDDYQLVRKLGRGKYSEVFEAINITNNEKVVVKILKPVKKKKIKREIKILENLRGGPNIITLADIVKDPVSRTPALVFEHVNNTDFKQLYQTLTDYDIRFYMYEILKALDYCHSMGIMHRDVKPHNVMIDHEHRKLRLIDWGLAEFYHPGQEYNVRVASRYFKGPELLVDYQMYDYSLDMWSLGXMLASMIFRKEPFFHGHDNYDQLVRIAKVLGTEDLYDYIDKYNIELDPRFNDILGRHSRKRWERFVHSENQHLVSPEALDFLDKLLRYDHQSRLTAREAMEHPYFYPIVKDQARMGSSNMPGGSTPVSSASMMSGISSVPTPSPLGPLAGSPVISATTTLGMPVPAAAGAQQ from the exons AAATCAAGATGACTACCAGCTAGTTCGAAAATTAGGCCGAGGCAAATACAGTGAAGTGTTTGAAGCCATCAACAttacaaataatgaaaaagtagTTGTTAAAATTCTCAAG cctgttaaaaagaagaaaatcaagcGTGAAATCAAGATCTTAGAGAACTTGCGAGGCGGGCCCAATATAATCACCCTTGCAGATATAGTAAAAGATCCTGTG tCTCGGACACCCGCTTTGGTTTTTGAACATGTAAACAACACAGACTTTAAG CAATTATACCAGACATTAACAGATTATGATATTCGATTCTACATGTATGAGATTTTGAAG GCTCTAGATTACTGCCATAGCATGGGAATCATGCACAGAGATGTCAAACCTCACAACGTCATGATTGACCATGAGCACAGAAAG CTTAGACTAATAGACTGGGGTTTGGCTGAATTCTATCACCCTGGCCAAGAGTACAATGTCAGAGTGGCTTCCAGATATTTCAAAGGACCTGAACTCCTTGTAGATTATCAG ATGTATGATTACAGTCTGGATATGTGGAGCTTGG TCATGTTGGCTAGTATGATATTCCGAAAGGAACCATTTTTCCATGGCCATGACAACTATGATCAG CTGGTGAGGATAGCCAAGGTGCTGGGGACAGAAGATCTGTATGACTACATTGACAAATACAACATTGAGCTGGATCCACGTTTCAATGACATCTTGGGCAG ACACTCCCGTAAGCGATGGGAGCGCTTCGTTCACAGCGAGAACCAACACCTGGTGAGTCCAGAAGCTCTGGATTTCTTAGACAAGCTGTTGCGATACGATCACCAGTCACGACTCACAGCGAGAGAAGCCATGGAACACCCCTACTTCT ATCCCATTGTGAAAGACCAGGCTCGGATGGGCTCGTCCAACATGCCGGGTGGCAGCACTCCTGTCAGCAGTGCGAGCATGATGTCAG GGATTTCTTCAGTGCCAACACCTTCACCCCTTGGACCTCTAGCAGGCTCACCCGTCATCtctgccaccaccaccctggggaTGCCGGTTCCAGCTGCTGCGGGCGCCCAGCAGTAG